The Raphanus sativus cultivar WK10039 chromosome 6, ASM80110v3, whole genome shotgun sequence sequence TCCCATCCCCGTCATACGCCGCAGATCGGTGCACGAACACGATAACATCCACCGGAGATCGGATTCTGATCTTGTTTCTCTCAAGATCAGCCTCTTAGGAGATCCCCAGATCGGAAAAACTTGCTTCCTGGTTAGTTTACACATaagcaaatatattttttttaaaaaatcattaacgTCTCTTTCAGTTTCGGATTTTAAGTCATAAACCGTgttccaaaagaaaagaaagtcaTAAATCAGAACCCAAAGTGGTAAAGGAGTTTAGTTGTTGTGTCCGGTTCAGACCAAActgaatgttatttttttaaaattagaatttttaaaaatatcagcAATAATTTTAATGAATGGTTTTGATTATGAAGGCGAAATATGTTGGGGAAGAGAAGGAAGTTGAAATGAGAGAGTTGGAGGAAGGGATCACTTGTACGGACAAGATGTTATCCATGGGAGGTGCTCGCATTTCCTACAACATCTGGGACTTAGAAGGTAACCATAGATTAAATAATGTCATTCTAGTGTTAAATACCATTACTCTTGGAGGATTAGTTAGCTTGATTAGAAAGTTAATTATCATTTTGCAGGAGCTGAGAGATCACGGGATCAGATCCCCATGGCTTGCAAGGACTCTGTAGCAATTCTCTTCATGTTCGATCTCACCAGTCGTTGCACTCTTAACaggttaataatatatagtaataCTATTTAGGCTTCAGAACATGcaaaagttttgataaaaaGTTAATTCGAAGCTAAACTGTAACTTTTTCATTAATGCAGTGTGATTAGCTGGTATCAACAAGCTAGAAAGTTCAATCAGGTGAGAGATTTCATACATACTATCATTCATTACCAATCTGGTCTCTTTATAATAATTACCCTTGTTATAAGGAATTATGAATTGTTACACTATCTTTATGCAGACGGCGATTCCAGTTATGGTAGGAACAAAGTTTGATgagtttattcaacttcctattGATCTTCAATGGGCAATCGCTAGCCAGGCGAGAACCTACGCGAAGGCGTTAAACGCGACGCTCTTCTTCTCGAGTGCTTCATACAACATAAACGTCAATAAGATCTTCAAGTTTGTGACGGCCAAGCTCTTCGACTTACCATGGACAGTGGAGCGGAATCTCACCATCGGAGAACCACTCATCGACTTTTAGCATCTTCCCACAACGTATTtgtagatatacatatatatatatatatataaatatataaaaagaagcaAATGGTCGGAGCACCGTTTCTAGCCGTCTTTAAAGCGAAATGGAGAGATGATGCGGCGGAGATTTCGCCCGCTTTCTTcagtatttttcttttaaataacaagaaaaaagaaagaaaacagagaaaaaatgGTATTGAGAGAAAAGTAGCAGGGATAAAAAGAGAGGAGATCTTGAAGTTTTtcttattcatttttttgtaaTGTTTCCGCTTTCCATTACCACTGGAGAATTTTGGTTCCAGTAATAGTAAATACCATTTCgctttttgattttgatttttataaccTGAGACCGAACACTAACTACTCACATCTATTAACTAAAGAGTTCAAGCTCTCAAGGATGCGTGTTTCTTTGACTTCAGGATGAGAGGGTttcaaaatggaaaaaaaaaaaatcagaactcTCCAATTTTCAATAtctaaatgaaaaatatttcgaTGACTTTTTAAGAAGAAACTAATATCGCTAGTTATGAATTCGTAATCGATACAAATGTGGGCAAACATTTTGATCACGCAAAGCAATTTACCACCTCTGGAAAAGAACTGAAGGAAACATAGCGAACCTCTCTGATAACATCTGCCCTAATTAAACTTGGAGACAAAAGGTAAGGAACCGCATCACTTTTATTCGAAGAGCATCAGGGcctaagagcatctttatcctTGCAACCCCATAATGGATTGCTTAGgaatattttaattgtatttaaaGAGAAGAGATTTGGATAAACAACTTAATTATTTTGTTCCTCCATTGCAAGTCTCTTATTCTtggtttcttaaatttttttgatcATTGCAAGTCTCTTATTCTTGgttgattaaatttttttgatcaaatgtgTTGTTCTTCTTGTATTATAAGAAAGAGTGAACGAGAAGAAGTATTGATCAAATgtgttttgtatttctttttggatGGTGAGAAGGAGAAAACGAGTTTTGATAACAAGTTTGTCCGATGCGCCTTCGTCATGTCTCTTTTACTTTTATTCTCTGGCGACACAAcctgaaaaacaaaagagaatcaACATCCAGAAACCAAGCCAACAAGAATAGCTACACAAACTTGCAACAAACGATTCACAGTTGATCCATCTAAGACACAAGATACATAATCTATAGACAGAATCAAACACACGAAACAGATCATAATTTAAacaaacttgaaaaaaaaattgaacaatgTCATGAAACAGAAGAACAAATCCCAATTGTTCAAAAGAAATTCAAAACAAGTATCAAAGAggaaacaaatacaaaaattcaaaacaagtatcaaagaggaaaaacaaataaaatatgaaactttaCCTGATCGATACGAGGAGACCCACCAACAAAGAGCTCCTCCGTCGCCGTTGTGAGACGGAATCGAACCGACAAACACACAAAACTTCAATCAGAACGAGAATAACCCTAATCTAAGACATGCATGATATTTGTTACACAATGTCAACTTTACCTTTAGATTTGCGGAGAGCCACAGAGAGATAGCGGACGTCGCCGTCGACGAGACCCACAGAGAGGGAAATCAGCGTTCATGCCGTCGACTAGCCAAGGAGAGCCGTCCATCGCCGTCGTCGTTGAAGAGCCACAGAGAGACAGAGAATCGCCTTCGGTCACTGAGAGTTTCgggagagacagagagagagaaagaaccGAGAGATGAGACGAAATCGACGAcccctctctcctctctcttttctcGTCTCAACACGTGTCCAAAACAGAAGTTGTTTGAGTGGGCTTAATTAAGCAACGAAGCTTAAGTTAATTTgggttttttattttcttttaatccAATATTAGTCTAAGCAACCCACTAACAACCAGggataaagatgctctaaggCCATCTTTATCGCAAGCTCTAAGATGGGGTTTTAAGCAAAAAGGTGTTGGTGGATCCCGCAAGTAAACAAGAAATGCTTGCTTTTGTTGCGGAAGAAAAAACGTACTGTTTGCGGGTCTCACTGACATGTGACAGTCCGCAAttgattcatttttatttttttttataatcagataaaaagtaaaaaataaaaaataagaaatccaTTTGGGTTTTGTGGATAAAGATGCCCTAAGAGTTTGAAGACCCGGAAGCCAGATAGTTTGCTCCACAAATCACCGAATGAAACCACAATAGAAGAACACTCTACTTTCAgacttgtatatattttttcccATAACATtctttataaaagaaattaatcGAACATTGTGTTATATTCTTAAAAGAAATATGTTGATAacgttttatattttcatttcttattttgtttttctagtTGTATCTCAAACTATTATGTCAGATTACTGATCGCAATAAGTTACAAGATACGTCACTAATTTCACCACGACAAATGTTTTGTTCTCTTTTCAATACACTAGAAACGGctcttttttttcaaacacaTACACTAGAAAACGGTTATTACACAAGTTTCCCTTATAAAAGTGATCCATTATTGCAAGGAAACAAACATTCCGTCATCGAATTCCATTTTCACATGTTTGTGCACATCATCACATCCAAATCCAAACTGTTTCAAGTGTCATCATTCTGTAACGGCCAcacataaaaccaaaaaaaaagtctacttTCTTTAGCGTTGCCATTCTCACGCAACATCAAAGTAGTCAAGTTCAACGGACATAACGTTCCTCCTCCCCTCTTCTATTTTGATTTGCATTCGgttacaaatttaatattattaaaagtttcCCTTTAACAAGTTGgatataattatttagttattcttTGAAGTAGCAAAAAGAACTACAAATCGGATGGCTACATCAGGAAGGTTTGAGTATTTGTATTACTTTTCACACTGACCAACCTCTTtctaaagtttatttttatttaggaAATTCGTTTTTGTAATCCTCGTGGTGGTTTGGTGTTGGTTTTGTCTACGTTTTCTTTGATCATCATAGAATCATTTTAAACTTGGCAATGAATTTGGTAGAAAGCAATGTCTcaactaattatataaaaagccatttttcaaaaaaaaataaaataataacaaataaatgGCTATACAAATCAACGTAAGTTGGGCCAAATCTCATCTAAGCTTATTAAATGGTCAAAGACTGATAAAAAGACATCATTCAGAAGAATAAAATCATACAAATcttagtttaataattttcttattttgcaacaaagaatgtaaaagttttttttcctGCTTATATGATGATATTATGATCAACTTTTATCGATCGTTCGAAGAATCTAATTCCACATATTTGTATACATAtgcaaataattttgtttttcaaacaaTAAAAATCGACTTATATATGACTTTTCACAAAAAATTatgagttatgtttttttttggtaaagaaaATTATGAGTTATGTTGAACATATTTCCGAAAGATATATAGCTCAATGTCACACTTTCTTAGAAGTCCGCCGTTGGCTTTTGGTTctcataaataattttgatcATCGCTTTGGGACCCATGTGATGACTACATCAAGATTCCGATTGTTATCTCTCCAATTAATTTTGTTTCGCCTTTTTAAAATACCATGAGAATTTAACGACCTCTATATATGTACCCAACGCAACCACTTAAAGAATTATTCCATTTTATTTTGGGTTATTCTTCCTTTCTTCCACATGATGGATACATTCTCTTGTAATACTTACGAACAAAATCACGCCCCTTTCGACCATCGCGATGATGTTGTTGATATTGATGATTATGCTGGTGATTGTCAAGAAGAGAGTGGATGGACAACTTATCTCGACGATTTCTCGAATCAACACAGAACTCATCGAGAAGATAGTGATCATCAAGACAAGAGTTCTTGTTCGCTTCTTGGCGTCTCTCCTTCTCTGGTCTCCGACGCTGCTACTGACGTCTTTTCCGGACAGGATTTTCCAGTTAATTTTCCGGTGAAGTTAAAGTTTGGGAAAGCAAGAACCAAGAAGATTTGTGAAGATGATTCTCTGGAGGACACGGCTAGCTCTCCGGTTAATAGCCCTAAGGTATAACCTAATTCAATTAAACATGATCCGTGGTTGAAAATTTAATccataaatttctttttattttatttcggtGCAAATCTATAGACtctttataagtttttttattaagattGCAAAACATGATTGATTATCATGACACATATACCTAAAATAATTACTTATGCCTTTTTATTCATCTCTTTTTGTAGTATATCTCCCTTAATAGTAGTTAGAGcaaattacaattttatatgaatgGTATTGAACAGGTCAGTCAGGTTGAACATATTCAGACGCCTCCTAGAAAAAATGAGGACTATGTCTGGTCTAGTTTCGTAATGGTAGTCTCTCCACTCTTCtctcatacatat is a genomic window containing:
- the LOC108833254 gene encoding septum-promoting GTP-binding protein 1 is translated as MAQSCLKIVRLSNLRNRVNRRILILRRFTRLLWSRIVSFSPKKSGRYSLLSRAATPSPSVSRPQPPPIPVIRRRSVHEHDNIHRRSDSDLVSLKISLLGDPQIGKTCFLAKYVGEEKEVEMRELEEGITCTDKMLSMGGARISYNIWDLEGAERSRDQIPMACKDSVAILFMFDLTSRCTLNSVISWYQQARKFNQTAIPVMVGTKFDEFIQLPIDLQWAIASQARTYAKALNATLFFSSASYNINVNKIFKFVTAKLFDLPWTVERNLTIGEPLIDF
- the LOC108833258 gene encoding vascular-related unknown protein 1 codes for the protein MMDTFSCNTYEQNHAPFDHRDDVVDIDDYAGDCQEESGWTTYLDDFSNQHRTHREDSDHQDKSSCSLLGVSPSLVSDAATDVFSGQDFPVNFPVKLKFGKARTKKICEDDSLEDTASSPVNSPKVSQVEHIQTPPRKNEDYVWSSFVMRTTRGMGDNQIQIQEGDEQNMTMMRNLREGNNNNMDLRSKGLCVVPISMLANFQGRF